CCATGCGCCTGAACCGCGGCTGCAGGCATACTGCCGGCAGGCCCCTATCCTTTCCGGGCCAGCATCTCCATCCTTTTGATGGCCTGCACCCTGTTTTCCATGGAGAGGGATCTGTACAGCCTGATGATGTTGCCTTCGTCCCTGGTCAGTTCGAAGACGGTTCTTTCATTATCCTGCCCGTTGAGAAAGACTTCCTCCCCGATACCGAACACGCGCGCAATACGCGAGACGTGCTCGCTGATATTACTGGAACGCCCCGTTTCCCAAAAGGCAATGGCCGACCGCGACATGCCCAGCATATCGGCAAATGCCTGCTGGCTCAGCCCGGCAGCCCGGCGTAGCAGCTGGATACGCTGCCCGATTTCCCGCGAGGGGGAAAAGCCATGAATATCGGTTGCCGACAGACCCTCATCGGAAACGGCATGGCTTTGCTGTATCCATTTGCGAAATCCCAGCAGGGTTGTCATCTGCCGCTTCTGCCCCACGGCAGACCCGTCCCGCCTGTGAAACACCACGGCGCCATCGCCTGTGCGATCGATGACCCTTACCTCGCCGCGCGGTGGCGCACCGGTCCATATCTGCCCGCTTTTCAGGGTCAGTGACGTATTCATGCCCATGGGAAGGATGCCCCCCACGTCAGTTCCGCTGGCGTGGGGCACGGCACGATCATGCCGTCAGGCGCAGCATGTCGCTTTCCGCCCGGTCTCCTGTCGTCTCCATAAAGGGGCCGCCTGCAATGACTTCCAGGCAGAGCAGCCCCATCAGGGTCGGGTGGCGTTGCCCCAGTGACAGGTCAGCCTGCCCGCTGGTCCATCGGCAGGGCTTGCCGTCTGAAATGACCACCTCATCATGCCAGCCCG
This portion of the Komagataeibacter sp. FNDCF1 genome encodes:
- a CDS encoding helix-turn-helix transcriptional regulator, which codes for MGGILPMGMNTSLTLKSGQIWTGAPPRGEVRVIDRTGDGAVVFHRRDGSAVGQKRQMTTLLGFRKWIQQSHAVSDEGLSATDIHGFSPSREIGQRIQLLRRAAGLSQQAFADMLGMSRSAIAFWETGRSSNISEHVSRIARVFGIGEEVFLNGQDNERTVFELTRDEGNIIRLYRSLSMENRVQAIKRMEMLARKG